The sequence below is a genomic window from Salinispira pacifica.
TGAACATTCAGGGACATTCCGAGGCAGTCGGAAAAACTCAGGGAAAGCCGGGGACAGAGCGGCGAGCACAGGGTTCTCTGCGTGACTATATTTCTCGAAATTTACAACTGAAGGCGTAATTGACAGATAAATCCTCGTCGGGCTACCGTTCAGCCTGAAGGTTCAATCCTGGGGTCTACGGGGTAATCCTGAGCTGGTAATGAACAGTTGCTGTTTCAAAAAACGAGGTGTCTATGGCCAAGATCTGGCAGAAAGGTTATGAGGTTGATAAGATTCTGGAAGAGTTCTCTGTGGGGCTGGATTATATGCTGGACCGGGAGCTTGTTGCAGCCGATTGCGCAGGCAGCGTTGCCCATGCCCGCATGCTGGCCGGCCAGGGCTATCTTGACTCCGGCGATGCCCGCGCCCTTGAGAAGGCTCTGAGAGAGATCTACGCCGGATTTCACTCTGAGGGTTTCGTGATCCCCAGGGAACTTGAGGACGCCCACAGCGCCATTGAGCAGCTTCTGATTGAGAAGACCGGTGATGCGGGAAAGCGGATCCACCTGGGCAGATCCCGGAACGATCAGGTGATGACCATGCTCCGGCTTTACGGAAGAGAGTATCTGCTGAATATCCGGGAGGCGGCACTTGAGCTGACGGAAGAAATTCGGGGCTTTGCCGCAGAACATGAACACACCCCCATGCCGGGGCGCACTCATATGCAGATTGCCATGCCTTCCACCCTGGGGTTATGGGCGGCGGCCTACGCCGAGGAACTGGCGGATGATTATGAGCTTCTGAATACTGCGTACCGTTTATATGACCGTTCGCCCCTGGGAACCGCCGCAGGCTACGGAGTTCCGCTGAATATTGACCGGGAGTTCACCGCTTCTCTCATGGGCTTTCCTGAGGTGCAGAACAATATTCAGGCGGTACAGAACTCCAGAGGCAAGCTTGAAGGAGCCGTGTGCGATGCTCTGAGCGCCATGGTTCAAACTCTGAGCAAAGCAGCCCAGGACCTCATCCTGTTTTCCCTTCCGGAATTCGGCTATGTCTCCCTTCCCGATGAGCTGTGCACAGGTTCATCCATCATGCCGCAGAAAAAAAATCCCGACGGGCTTGAGCTGCTGCGTTCCCGGGCGGCAAGCATGTACGGGTGGAGTAATCAGATCCACCAGATCATCCAGTCTCTGCCGGGGGCTATAACCGGGATCTTCAGGACAGCAAGGAGCCCTTTCTCCGGTCCCTCCAGACCGCATTGCCGGCCCTGAAAATTATGACCCTGAGTTTCCGAAAGCTTGTTGTTCATGAGGACCGGCTGCGCTCGGCAATCACCCCGGAACTGTTCGCAACCGATGAGGCCATTAAACTGGTGGAGGAGGGGATGAGTTTCCGGGACGCATACCGTCAGGTGGGAACGCATCTGGACGCTCTGTCGGGATACGATATCGATACGGTTCTTCAAAGCCGGAAATCCACCGGGTATTCGGGGAATCTGGGGCTGGATCGTGTGGATAATTGGCTGGGAAAAGAGAAGCTTCAGCTGAAAGAACTGCAGGCGGTTCATCACGGTGCAGTCACCAACCTTCTGGGAGAGCCGGGGACCCTTATTCGCCGGGACTGATTCGTTGCCGCATGATCCGGTACAGAATGAGAGCCAGAAGAGTGATAATAAACGGAAGCCCCAAAAGGAGACCCGGGGTTTCCAGAAAGCGTTGAATTTCGTTGGCGAATATCTGCGTAAACGCGAAAAACAGGGCTGCAAATATCATGGGCACAACCTTGCGGTTTCCCAGAAATACAATCACCAGAGCAATCCAGCCTTTCCCCGCACTGAGATTCGGCACATAACTGCCAAGGTAGAGTGCAATATAACCGCCGGCCAGCCCCGCCAATGCCGAGGAAACGATTATTGCGGTGAAGCGGTATGCAGCCACAGCAGTTCCCATCTCCAATGCGAGTTTTTCATTGAGATAAATTTTACTGAGCCGCATACCCCTAATATGAAACCGGAGATATGCCGCCACTCCCGCTGCAAGAATGAGAGCGGCGGCTACGGATATCCAGGCGATGGTCATTTTCACATCGGGTGAGATGTTCAGGGGAACCACTCCTTTCCTGCCGAGTATCAGCTGGCTGAGAAGAGGGATAATTCCCACTGCAAGCAGATTAATCCCCAGCCCCGCAATAAAGACATTGGCGGAATAGCGTACGTGAAGGACGGCAATGATCAGCCCGGATACTCCTCCCACCAGAATCGCCGCAAGGAGGGCCGTTACAACAGATGATACAGGCCCGGGAAACAGCAGATAGGTCAGCGACGCAAAAAATGCACCCAGCAGAATGGCCCCTTCCAGGCCGATATTCAAACGGCCGCTCAACTCGCTGAGAAGCCCTCCCAGCGCTGCAATCAGCAGGGGAGCGGTACTGAATAACGCCGTAAGCAGTATGCTCATGATTCCTCCCCCGGGGGCACAATCTTTTTCTCCGCTGTGTGGCTTCGGGTCAGTCCATTTTCCGGAGCGGCGGATGAAAAAGTCTTAGAACTGACGTTCCGTCGGATGAGAAAATTTCCGGTTACAGTTAAAAACACCAGGGCCTGAATGAGGGCTGATAGTTCAAAGCTGAAATCTGTGTACACCATCGCCGCATTTGATGCAG
It includes:
- a CDS encoding lyase family protein; translation: MAKIWQKGYEVDKILEEFSVGLDYMLDRELVAADCAGSVAHARMLAGQGYLDSGDARALEKALREIYAGFHSEGFVIPRELEDAHSAIEQLLIEKTGDAGKRIHLGRSRNDQVMTMLRLYGREYLLNIREAALELTEEIRGFAAEHEHTPMPGRTHMQIAMPSTLGLWAAAYAEELADDYELLNTAYRLYDRSPLGTAAGYGVPLNIDREFTASLMGFPEVQNNIQAVQNSRGKLEGAVCDALSAMVQTLSKAAQDLILFSLPEFGYVSLPDELCTGSSIMPQKKNPDGLELLRSRAASMYGWSNQIHQIIQSLPGAITGIFRTARSPFSGPSRPHCRP
- a CDS encoding ABC transporter permease subunit — encoded protein: MSILLTALFSTAPLLIAALGGLLSELSGRLNIGLEGAILLGAFFASLTYLLFPGPVSSVVTALLAAILVGGVSGLIIAVLHVRYSANVFIAGLGINLLAVGIIPLLSQLILGRKGVVPLNISPDVKMTIAWISVAAALILAAGVAAYLRFHIRGMRLSKIYLNEKLALEMGTAVAAYRFTAIIVSSALAGLAGGYIALYLGSYVPNLSAGKGWIALVIVFLGNRKVVPMIFAALFFAFTQIFANEIQRFLETPGLLLGLPFIITLLALILYRIMRQRISPGE